In the Anaerolineae bacterium genome, CTCAAAAACATGCCCGGCTGGCCGAGGCGTTTGCCGCTCAAGCAGCCGTGGCCATTGAGAATGCTCAATTATATGAGGCCGAGCGGAGATGGGCTACTCAATTGGCCGTGGTCAACCAGGTGGCCCGCAAAGCCGTTTCCATTTTAGGCACCCAGCAGCTTTTACAAGAAATTGTTGCCGCTATCCAGCAGGGATTTAACTACTACAACGTGATTCTGCTCTTACTTGATGAGAGCACCCAGGAGTTGGGAAATCAGGCGATTGCCGGTGGCTTTGCGGATTTTGCTCCGTTGGATTATCGGCAGAAGATAGGGGAGGGCTTGATTGGCTGGGTGGCGCAAACCGGCCAATCTGTGATGGTGAACAACGTAGAACAGGATGCCCGCTACATAGTTGGTTTTCCTAAAGAAGGAGCAACGACCCTGGCCGAGTTGTGCGTGCCGCTTAGGCTTGATAAGCAGGTGATTGGCGTGCTTGATGTGCAGGAAACCCGCTTGAACGCCTTTGCCGAAACAGACCTTTTGGCCCTGGAAACCCTGGCCGACCAGATTGCCGTGGCCATCCAGAACGCCTGCCTGTTTGAACAGGCGCAACAGGACGCCGAAACTAAATCGGTTTTGCTCAATGAGGTCAACCACCGGGTTAAGAACAACCTGACCGGTATCATCGGCTTGCTGTATATGGCCCGGAGTCACGCCCACGTAGAAGACCAGGCCACCTATCAATCCACGATGGATGATTTGATTGGCCGGGTGCGGGGTTTGGCTTCTGTGCACAGCATGCTCTCCGCCTCCGAGTGGACGCCTTTGCGCTTGAGTAATCTGGCCAACGAAATCATTTACGCCGCCATGCGGGCCCTGCCGCACGATAAGGATATCTCGGTCAATGTGCGCCCTTCCCCTGTCCGGGTGACCTCTGACCAGGCCCATAACCTGGCCCTGGTGATCAATGAGTTAGCCACCAATACCGTCAAATATGCTTTGCCGCCCGAGCGCACTGCGGCCAAAATCACCTTTCAAAGCGCGCTCGACAATGGCAGGGTGCGCTGCGAGTTCAGAGACGATGGGCCGGGTTATCCCGAAGATGTGCTGCGTTTAGAACGTCACAATATTGGATTTAGTTTGATCCAAAATATTGTGCGCGATAACCTGCGGGGCCAAATATCGTTGCACAATGACCACGGGGCGGTAGCCGTGATTCAATTTAAGGCTGAGATACGGTGATAAGGAAGGAATAACCAATGCGAAACCAGCAGAATAATAATATCCGGGTCCTGATTGCCGAAGACGACTTCCTGGCCGGAGAAATGATCAAGGAGATGCTGCGGGAGGTGGGTTATACGGTGGTAGGCCGGGCTTTGGACGGCGCTCAGGCGGTGGAGATGGTGGCTCAACTGGCCGAAACGCCCACGCCGGCCGATGTGGTATTGATGGATATTGAGATGCCCCATGTGGATGGCATCGAGGCCACCCGCTTAATCCAGGAACAGTGCCCTACACCCGTGGTCATGTTGACGGCTTACGAAACGCCGGAACTGGTGACGCTGGCCGGGCAGGTGGGCGCGGGCGCTTACCTGGTCAAACCCCCCAATTCACGCGAGATAGAACGCACCATTGCCATTGCCCTGGCCCGGTTTGCCGATATGGTGGAACTGCGCCGGGTGAATCTTGAGCTACAGGCAGCCCTGGCCAAGGTAAAAACTTTAAGCGGCCTGCTGCCCATCTGTTCAAATTGCAAAAAGATACGCAACGACGAAGGTTACTGGCAAGATGTCGCCGTTTACATCCGGGATCACTCCAACGCCGAATTCAGCCACGGCCTTTGCCCGGATTGCGCCAAAGAACTTTTTCCAGACTATTATGCCGGCAAAGAATAGCCGGTGAATCCTGATTCTTTGACTATCCCTCAAAATTGACTATACTCACTGGGTCTGATTTCCCAAAACAGAAAAGTGGTGGTAAATAAGCAAGTGACGATCATGTCATTTCGAGCGAACGAAGTGAGCGAGAAATCCCTCGAATCTGGTCCTGATTCATGCGTTTAAAGTCCCTTGAACTCCAAGGTTACAAATCTTTTGCCAGCAAAGCCACCTTCATTTTTGACGAAGGCGTTACGGCCGTGGTTGGCCCTAACGGCAGCGGCAAATCCAACGTGGCCGATGCTATTCGCTGGGCGTTGGGCGAGCAGAGTTATAGCACCCTGCGCGGCAAAAAAACAGAAGATATGATTTTTTCCGGCTCCGATGGCCGCGCCCGGCTGGGAATGGCCGCGGTCACCCTGGTGCTGGACAACAGCGATAAATGGCTGCCTCTTGATTTCTCCGAGGTGACAATTTCGCGTCGGGCTTATCGCTCCGGCGAAAACGAGTATTACCTCAACGGCAGCCGGGTGCGGCTGAAAGACGTTAACGAACTATTGGCCAAAAGCGGCCTGGGCCGGCAAACCTACACCGTTGTTGGCCAGGGCATGATTGACCGCGTGCTCTCCCTAAATGTTGAAGAACGCCGCAAACTGTTTGAAGAGGCGGCCAGTATCACCTTTCATCGCCAGAAACGGGCCGAAACCCTGGATAAGCTGGACGCCACCCACGCCAACCTGCTTCGCCTGAACGATATTGTTAAAGAAATTGAACCCCGCATGCACCGGCTGGAAAAGCAGGCCCTCCGCACCGACGAATACGCCCGCCTGATGACCCACCTTGACGGCTTGCTGCGGGTGTGGTATGGATATCGTTGGGGCCGGGGCCAACTCCACCTGCGCGAATCCACGGCGCGGCTGCGGGAGAGTGAAGCGGTGGTCGCCGCTCAGCGGCAAAGATTGGCCGCTTTGGAAGGTGAAATTGGCGAGCTGCGGGCCGAACAAACGCAATTGCGGGCCAGCTTGGGCGCCTGGTATGCCAAAAATAATAATCTCTACGCCCAGGCCGAGGCCATCCAGCGTAAGTTGGCCGTTAACGAAGAACGGGCCAGGCAATATGCCGCGCAGCGTGAGGAAATTCTCGGCGAGCTGCACAGCTTGCTGGCCAACCGAGACGGCCAGCAGCAATTGTTGGATGAAGCCCAAGAAAAACTGACGGCCATCAATCAAGAACTGCGCCAGGCCGAAAGCGCCCAACGCGCCGCCCAGCAGCGGCTCGACGCCCACCAATCCCAACGCCAAAACATTCTGGCCCGCCAAACCGTGGCCGAAAAACGCGTTCGCCAACTGGCCACCGACCTGACCGAACGCCAAACCCGCCTCTCGCAATTGGGCGAGCGCCGCGAAAGCCTGCTGGCCGAGACCCAAACGCGCGCCGCCGAAATTTCCCGCCTGGCCGAACAACAGACCGAACTCCAGGCCAAACAAGCGGGCCTGGCTGCCGAAATAGTCGCCCTGGAAAAAAGCCGCGCCGACCTGGAAAAACAACGAGCCGGGCAGCAAAAGTCACTTCACCAACTCAACCAGGCCGCGGACCAACTCAAAACCCAGGCCGCCGCCGAACAACGCCGGGAAGATAGCCTGAAAACCCGCCAGGAGATGCTGGAGCGGCTGCGGGGTGAAATGACCGGCTATTTTGAGGGCGTGCGGGCCATTGTTCAAGAAACCAATTTGCCGGGCATTGTGGGCACGGTCAGCCAGGTGCTCCAGGCGCCCCCGGATTTGGAAGTGGCCGTTGAAACGGCCTTGGGCAGCCGCCTGCAAGATGTGGTGGTCAACAGCTTTGCCGACGCCGAAGCCGCCATTAATTACCTTAAACTCAATCGTAAAGGCCGGGCCACCCTCTTGCCCCTCGATACCATTCGCCCCGGCCGGCCCGTTGACCTGCCCGACACGCCGGGCGTGATTGGCCTGGCCGCAGCCCTGGTTGAGGTTGAGCCAAAATTACGCCCCATTGCCGAATTGACCTTGAACCGGACGGTGGTGGTGGAAGACATGGCCGCCGCCCGCCGCGCCTTTACCGCCATGCAGGGCGGGTTCCAGCTTGTTACCCGCGAAGGCGAGTTAATGCGTTCCGGGGGAGCCGTTACCGGTGGGCGGATCGCGGGCAAAAGCGGCGAGCAGGGCACGCTTTTGGCCCGCGAGCGGGAGTGGCGCGAGCTGCCCGGACAGCTTGCCCAAGTTGACCAGGCCCGGCAAGACCTGCTGGCCCAACTTGAACAAAATGGCCGGGAAGCCGGGGCAATTGAAACCACGCTTCAGGCGTTGCAAGACAAGCAGCAGCAAAAGGCGGGCCGGCAAGCCGAACTACAGGCCCAGGCCAACCAGGCCAACCGCTCCCTGGAGCAGTTGGCCGATAGTATGGGCTGGCACAAAGATTTGCAGGCCAAGGCCGAAGGTGAACTGGCCCACCTGGATCAGCGCGAGCGCGACCTGCAACACGAGATGGCCCAGTTGGAACAGGAGCAGCGCGAGGCCGAAGAAAGCGCCCGCCAACTGGCCCGCCAGATCAACGCCCTTTCTGCCGAGAATTTACTGGCCGAACTGAACCAGGCCAAAAACGCCGTGGCCCTTATCCAGGGGCGGCAAAAAAGCCAGCAGACCATTTTAGAAAATCACCAGGCCGGCCGCCACCAACTCTCTACCCAAATTGAAAGCAAACAAAACCGGGTGGATACCCTGGCCGCCGAACGGGACTCCTTGCTGCAACAGCAGCAAGAGTTGCAAAAGAACAGCCAGGAGTTTAGCCAGCAGTTGGAGCAGTTTTCGGCCCAAATTCACGAAACCGAAAGCCGTTTGGCCCAATTGGAAACCCGCCAGCAGCAACAAGAACAGGTTGAAATCAATCTGCGCCACCAATTGCAGCGCCTGGAAACCGAACACAGCCGGACTTCGCTGGAGGCTGCCCGGCGTCAGGATGAGTTGGACAATCTGCAACGCCAGATTCAGGATGACCTGGGCCTGGTTAAATTGGAAATGTCGGAAGAGCAGGTGGGCCAGCCGGTGCTGCCGATCCGGCCCCTGGTATCTGATTTGCCGGTGGTTGAGGCCTTGCCCCCCGGCGTGGAAGAGGACGTGCGGCGGCTCAAACTACAGGTGCGCCGCCTGGGCAGCATTAACCCTGATGCGCCCCGCGAATACGCCGAATTGCGCGAACGCTTTGACTTTTTGACCGGGCAAATGGCCGACCTGGAAGCCGCCGCCGCCGATTTAAAAGAGATCATTGCCAAACTGGATGAAACCATGGAGCAAGCCTTTACCGAAACCTTCCAGAAAGTGGCCAAAGAATTTCAACATTATTTCAAACTGCTCTTTGGCGGCGGCGAGGCCCAGCTGCTGCTGGTAGACCCCGACAACCTCATCGAGACCGGCGTAGACATTGTGGCCCGCCCGCCCGGCAAACGTTTACAAAGCCTGGCCCTGCTTTCCGGCGGCGAGCGCTCCCTGACGGCGCAGGCTTTGATTTTTTCCTTATTAAAAATCAGCCCCACCCCCTTTGTTATTTTTGACGAAGTTGACGCCATGCTTGATGAAGCCAACGTTGGCCGTTTCCGCGAAGCCCTGTTGGCCCTGGCCCGCGACATTCAATTTATTATCATTACCCATAATCGTAAAACCATTGAGGCGGCGAATACGCTCTACGGCATTTCCATGGGCGAAGATTCTGTTTCTGAGGTTTACTCGCTTAAAATTGATGAGTGGCTTGATGAAGAAGGGGTTAGGGAGGGAATTTAAGATTTGTTGCCCAATCAGGAGGTCATGAGTATACTCACGGTGGGCGTGTCGGCCCTACAAATTTTGTACTGAGGTTCAATTAATTAATGCCAAAATCACCAAAATCCAAACCCGGCCCAAAACCGGGCAAGCCCGGTGTAGTTTTTCAACCGGCTACCTATCGAGGTATTCAAAAAGGCATTGACCAGATGGTCAATGCCATCCGGCCCACGTTGGGGCCGCAGCCGCGCATTGTGGCCATTGAGCAGGCGATTAGCAACAAAATGCCGGAGTTGCTTGATGATGGCGGCACCATTGCCCGCCGGATCATTCAAGTGGCCGGCCGTGAGGCCGATGTTGGGGCCATGTTGGTCCGCCAGATGCTCTGGCAATTACACGAAAAAGTGGGGGACGGCACCGCTACCGCCGCGGTCATGTTTCAAACCATTTTTAATGAAGGCTTACGTTACATTGTTTCCGGCGGCAATGCCCCGCGCCTGCGCCATTACCTGGAAGAGGGCCGGCGCGTTATTGATGACGAATTGGCCGGGATGATTACGCCGGTAGAGGGTAAACAAAAACTGGCCCAGATTGCCCGCTCAATTTGTTACGAGCCGGACATGGCCAAAATGATAGGTGAAATCTTTGACATCATCGGCGAGTATGGCCGGCTGGAAATCCGGGGCGCGCGGGGGCGCGAGTTGGATCGAGAGTACGTGGAAGGCATCTACTTTGACCGCGGCGTGATGTCGCGGGAGATGATCACCGATGCAACCCGGCAGCGCGCGGAATTTGAGAACGCCGCCCTCTTGATCAGTGATTTGGAAATAGAAGAACCGCAACACCTGATGCCCGTAATGCTGCTGGCCGTTAAAGCCGGCATTACCTCGCTGTTTGTTGTGGCGGGCAAACTCTCCGACAAAGTGTTGGGCTTTTTGGTGGCCAACAACAAAAAGAACGCCGACAAACTCCAGACAATTGCCGTAACCGCGCCGGGTTACGGGCTGGACCGGATGGGCGAATTGGAAGACCTGGCCGTGTTGACCGGCGGGCGTCCTTTTTTAAGCGTGACCAAAGACAGCTTGGATACCGCGCAGGTCCAAGACTTCGGCCAGGCCCGGCGCATCTGGGCCGATAAGGACCACTTTGGCATTGTGGGCGGCAAAGGCAATGCCCGCGAGTTGCGCCAACACATTGCCCGGTTACGCGCCGCGTTCAATAAATCCAACGACCCGGCTGTGCAGGAAAAATTGCAAAAACGGATTGGCAAACTGATGGGCGGCTCGGCTACCTTGTGGGTGGGCGGCACCACCGAAAACGATATTAACGCCCGCAAGGAATTGGCCAAACGAACCGCCAGCGCCATGCGCGGCGCGGTGCGCGAGGGTATTTTGCCCGGCGGCGGGGTAGCTCTGCTGAATTGCCGCCCGGCCCTGCAAACCCGCCTGGCCCAAAGCGCCGAGGCGGATGAACGCGCCGCCTACCGCATTTTACTGCAAGCCCTGGAAACCCCTATTCGCACCCTGCTGGCCAACGCGGGTTATGACCCCAGCGACGTTATGGCCGAAATCCGGCTGGCCGCCGGGCCGGGTTATGGTTTTGACGTGAACGCCAAAAAGGTAGTTGACGTGATGGAGGCCGGCATTTTTGATGTGGCCGCCGTGCAGCGAGCGGCTGTTCACAGCGCCGTATCCAGCGCGGCTTTGGCCCTTACGGTTGACGTGCTGGTTCACCACAAAAAACCTCAGCAGGCCACGCAGCCGTAAGGTAATGTTGTAACATCAAAGCATTAAGTAAGGCTCTCAAAAAATAGTGAAGCGGGGTCAAACGACCCCGCTTTCTTTTGGGGAATTCTGGGCAGTTGGGGTAAAGTAGAAACAGGACAATATCATGTTTCTACGCGGCCAAAATTCAAAACCTTTTTCTGAATCTCTATATTTTCAAAATCTCGAGGAGTTGGGTCAATAGATAACTATACAGAAAAATTCCTCCCATTAATAAAACGGCTGTAGTCAGGCCCAAGCCCCACCAGTTAGGGCGAGGTTGGGTATCGGTCCAGGGGGAGCCGCCCATTTTGGCCATATCTTTTTGGGCTGCCTCCTGGTCAATAGGAGAGACGGCGCTGAGTTGGTGCAGTTGGTACCAGGCTTCTGTTTGCGATCTTTTATCGTCGGCGTACTG is a window encoding:
- a CDS encoding GAF domain-containing protein, producing QKHARLAEAFAAQAAVAIENAQLYEAERRWATQLAVVNQVARKAVSILGTQQLLQEIVAAIQQGFNYYNVILLLLDESTQELGNQAIAGGFADFAPLDYRQKIGEGLIGWVAQTGQSVMVNNVEQDARYIVGFPKEGATTLAELCVPLRLDKQVIGVLDVQETRLNAFAETDLLALETLADQIAVAIQNACLFEQAQQDAETKSVLLNEVNHRVKNNLTGIIGLLYMARSHAHVEDQATYQSTMDDLIGRVRGLASVHSMLSASEWTPLRLSNLANEIIYAAMRALPHDKDISVNVRPSPVRVTSDQAHNLALVINELATNTVKYALPPERTAAKITFQSALDNGRVRCEFRDDGPGYPEDVLRLERHNIGFSLIQNIVRDNLRGQISLHNDHGAVAVIQFKAEIR
- a CDS encoding response regulator, whose amino-acid sequence is MRNQQNNNIRVLIAEDDFLAGEMIKEMLREVGYTVVGRALDGAQAVEMVAQLAETPTPADVVLMDIEMPHVDGIEATRLIQEQCPTPVVMLTAYETPELVTLAGQVGAGAYLVKPPNSREIERTIAIALARFADMVELRRVNLELQAALAKVKTLSGLLPICSNCKKIRNDEGYWQDVAVYIRDHSNAEFSHGLCPDCAKELFPDYYAGKE
- the smc gene encoding chromosome segregation protein SMC; its protein translation is MRLKSLELQGYKSFASKATFIFDEGVTAVVGPNGSGKSNVADAIRWALGEQSYSTLRGKKTEDMIFSGSDGRARLGMAAVTLVLDNSDKWLPLDFSEVTISRRAYRSGENEYYLNGSRVRLKDVNELLAKSGLGRQTYTVVGQGMIDRVLSLNVEERRKLFEEAASITFHRQKRAETLDKLDATHANLLRLNDIVKEIEPRMHRLEKQALRTDEYARLMTHLDGLLRVWYGYRWGRGQLHLRESTARLRESEAVVAAQRQRLAALEGEIGELRAEQTQLRASLGAWYAKNNNLYAQAEAIQRKLAVNEERARQYAAQREEILGELHSLLANRDGQQQLLDEAQEKLTAINQELRQAESAQRAAQQRLDAHQSQRQNILARQTVAEKRVRQLATDLTERQTRLSQLGERRESLLAETQTRAAEISRLAEQQTELQAKQAGLAAEIVALEKSRADLEKQRAGQQKSLHQLNQAADQLKTQAAAEQRREDSLKTRQEMLERLRGEMTGYFEGVRAIVQETNLPGIVGTVSQVLQAPPDLEVAVETALGSRLQDVVVNSFADAEAAINYLKLNRKGRATLLPLDTIRPGRPVDLPDTPGVIGLAAALVEVEPKLRPIAELTLNRTVVVEDMAAARRAFTAMQGGFQLVTREGELMRSGGAVTGGRIAGKSGEQGTLLAREREWRELPGQLAQVDQARQDLLAQLEQNGREAGAIETTLQALQDKQQQKAGRQAELQAQANQANRSLEQLADSMGWHKDLQAKAEGELAHLDQRERDLQHEMAQLEQEQREAEESARQLARQINALSAENLLAELNQAKNAVALIQGRQKSQQTILENHQAGRHQLSTQIESKQNRVDTLAAERDSLLQQQQELQKNSQEFSQQLEQFSAQIHETESRLAQLETRQQQQEQVEINLRHQLQRLETEHSRTSLEAARRQDELDNLQRQIQDDLGLVKLEMSEEQVGQPVLPIRPLVSDLPVVEALPPGVEEDVRRLKLQVRRLGSINPDAPREYAELRERFDFLTGQMADLEAAAADLKEIIAKLDETMEQAFTETFQKVAKEFQHYFKLLFGGGEAQLLLVDPDNLIETGVDIVARPPGKRLQSLALLSGGERSLTAQALIFSLLKISPTPFVIFDEVDAMLDEANVGRFREALLALARDIQFIIITHNRKTIEAANTLYGISMGEDSVSEVYSLKIDEWLDEEGVREGI
- the groEL gene encoding chaperonin GroEL, which produces MPKSPKSKPGPKPGKPGVVFQPATYRGIQKGIDQMVNAIRPTLGPQPRIVAIEQAISNKMPELLDDGGTIARRIIQVAGREADVGAMLVRQMLWQLHEKVGDGTATAAVMFQTIFNEGLRYIVSGGNAPRLRHYLEEGRRVIDDELAGMITPVEGKQKLAQIARSICYEPDMAKMIGEIFDIIGEYGRLEIRGARGRELDREYVEGIYFDRGVMSREMITDATRQRAEFENAALLISDLEIEEPQHLMPVMLLAVKAGITSLFVVAGKLSDKVLGFLVANNKKNADKLQTIAVTAPGYGLDRMGELEDLAVLTGGRPFLSVTKDSLDTAQVQDFGQARRIWADKDHFGIVGGKGNARELRQHIARLRAAFNKSNDPAVQEKLQKRIGKLMGGSATLWVGGTTENDINARKELAKRTASAMRGAVREGILPGGGVALLNCRPALQTRLAQSAEADERAAYRILLQALETPIRTLLANAGYDPSDVMAEIRLAAGPGYGFDVNAKKVVDVMEAGIFDVAAVQRAAVHSAVSSAALALTVDVLVHHKKPQQATQP